A single window of Hippocampus zosterae strain Florida chromosome 15, ASM2543408v3, whole genome shotgun sequence DNA harbors:
- the clcn2a gene encoding chloride channel protein 2a isoform X3, with product MVKGKPENRTLQYQQTLMYGRYTQELGVYAKAEAARLREGGVRNGGGLRRNTSVRSRTADLQEYQRDPCAKCQSCASSCQKFLISRVGEDWIFLILLGLLMALVSWVMDYAIAFCQEAQKWMYGGLDSNLLLQYIAWVSYPVVLITFSAGFTQILAPQAVGSGIPEMKTILRGVVLKEYLTFKTFVAKVIGLTCALGSGMPLGKEGPFVHVASLCAALLSKFMAALFGGIYMEEPFEGSKNELRNTEMLSAACAVGVGCCFAAPIGGVLFSIEVTSTFFAVRNYWRGFFAATFSAFIFRVLAVWNQEEETITALFKTRFRLDFPFDLQELPAFAILGLACGFGGALFVYLNRLIVECMRKQKTINKLLLRKRLAYPALVTLLVSTLTFPPGFGQFMAGKLTQHESLVALFDNRTWCRQGVAEEFDYISHHHAWKHPQVNVFITLVLFIIMKFWMSAVATTMPVPCGAFMPVFLIGAAFGRLVGEIMAAMFPDGIHANGSVYPIVPGGYAVVGAAALSGAVTHTVSTAVIVFELTGQISHILPVMIAVILANAVAQALQPSLYDSIIRIKKLPYLPELGMGHHEKYNIRVEDIMVRDVRFITLTSSYRELQEMLLTGQLKTLALVESRDSMILLGSIEKLQLQSLLSLQLSRQRRLTHLRRLLLDSDANDNLTSLTSLTSDSAPASPRHSNAHQGVRFLVSTQEISTEESSSFGPPGSTLHRPLKSALKSAGDAHTPASSQAPSSAGQDQETLESPCEVAPCERRKAKRVRISMADSTAVEDCMTPTEIAEWEEQQLDEPLDFKNSKIDPAPFQLVEQTSLHKTHTIFSLLGLDHAYVTSMGRLVGVVSLKELRKAIEGSVTVTGVKVRPPLASFRDSGNTSSISEVTELHKLCIRHRGLSLPREPRPPDQVEDQTDVAYQDMPISVSDQTGPGEVELEESPTFTEDQSDFTFDCSLANTEESELVCDFEPPPGQIPEPVQVAQRSGSPPLSGDQLELEAVRPIADDQSE from the exons ATGTATGGGCGATACACTCAGGAGCTGGGTGTCTACGCCAAGGCGGAAGCGGCCCGCCTACGGGAAGGCGGCGTGCGGAACGGCGGAGGTCTGCGGCGGAACACGAGCGTCCGAAGTCGTACCGCAGATCTGCAGGAGTACCAGAGGGACCCGTGTGCAAAGTGCCAGT CATGCGCATCCAGCTGTCAGAAGTTCTTGATCTCGCGAGTGGGTGAGGATTGGATCTTCCTCATCCTGCTGGGGCTGCTCATGGCGCTGGTCAGCTGGGTCATGGACTACGCCATTGCGTTCTGCCAAGAAG CACAGAAGTGGATGTACGGCGGCCTGGACAGTAATCTGCTCCTGCAGTACATCGCCTGGGTCAGCTACCCCGTGGTGCTCATCACATTCTCGGCAGGATTCACCCAGATCCTGGCTCCTCAGGCCGTGG GCTCGGGCATTCCGGAGATGAAGACCATCCTGAGGGGAGTTGTCCTCAAGGAGTATTTGACTTTTAAGACGTTCGTGGCGAAGGTCATCGGGCTCACCTGCGCCCTGGGCAGCGGGATGCCTCTGGGGAAGGAG GGACCTTTTGTCCATGTGGCCAGCCTGTGTGCCGCCCTCCTCAGCAAATTTATGGCTGCTCTTTTTGGGGGAATCTACATG GAAGAGCCCTTTGAAGGAAGTAAG AACGAATTGAGAAACACCGAAATGCTGTCGGCTGCGTGCGCGGTGGGCGTGGGATGCTGCTTTGCCGCGCCTATTGGAG GAGTGTTGTTCAGCATCGAAGTCACGTCGACGTTTTTTGCCGTGAGGAACTACTGGAGGGGTTTCTTCGCTGCTACCTTCAGCGCCTTCATCTTCCGAGTGCTGGCCGTGTGGAACCAGGAGGAAG AGACCATCACCGCCCTCTTTAAGACTCGCTTCCGACTGGACTTCCCCTTCGACCTCCAAGAGCTGCCGGCCTTCGCTATCCTCGG GCTCGCCTGCGGTTTCGGCGGCGCCCTCTTTGTCTACCTGAACCGGCTCATCGTGGAGTGCATGAGGAAGCAGAAGACCATTAACAAGCTCTTGCTGAGGAA GCGTTTGGCGTATCCGGCGCTCGTCACTCTGCTGGTGTCCACGTTGACCTTCCCGCCGGGGTTCGGGCAGTTCATGGCGGGTAAG CTAACGCAGCACGAGTCGTTGGTGGCGCTGTTTGACAACCGCACGTGGTGCCGCCAGGGCGTCGCCGAGGAGTTTGACTACATCAGCCACCATCATGCCTGGAAGCACCCCCAGGTCAACGTCTTCATCACGCTCGTCCTATTCATCATCATGAAG TTCTGGATGTCCGCCGTGGCCACCACCATGCCTGTTCCATGCGGGGCCTTCATGCCTGTTTTCCTAATTG GTGCAGCATTTGGCAGACTGGTCGGAGAGATCATGGCTGCCATGTTTCCTGATGGTATCCATGCCAACGGCAGCGTCTATCCCATCGTTCCCGGCGGTTATGCCGTAGTCG GTGCTGCGGCACTTTCCGGCGCTGTCACACACACCGTGTCCACCGCGGTCATCGTCTTCGAGCTGACCGGTCAGATCTCGCACATCCTGCCTGTGATGATCGCGGTGATCCTGGCCAACGCCGTGGCACAGGCGCTCCAGCCGTCGCTGTACGACTCCATCATCCGCATCAAGAAGCTGCCCTACCTTCCCGAGTTGGGAATGGGGCATCACGA GAAGTATAATATCCGTGTGGAGGACATTATGGTGCGTGACGTGCGCTTCATCACGCTCACCTCGTCCTATCGAGAGCTGCAGGAGATGCTGTTGACCGGTCAACTCAAGACGCTCGCCTTGGTGGAATCTCGAG ACTCCATGATCCTCCTGGGCTCCATCGAGAAGCTTCAGCTGCAGTCTCTGCTCTCGCTGCAGCTGAGTCGCCAGCGCCGCCTGACTCACTTGCGCCGGCTGCTCCTGGACAGCGACGCCAACGACAACCTGACCAGCCTCACCAGCTTGACGAGCGACAGCGCCCCCGCGTCCCCGCGCCACAGCAACGCTCATCAAGGGGTTCGCTTCCTGGTGAGCACCCAAGAG ATCTCCACAGAGGAGTCGTCCTCCTTCGGCCCGCCCGGCTCCACCCTTCACCGTCCTCTCAAGTCGGCACTCAAAAGCGCCGGCGACGCCCACACTCCCGCCA GCTCTCAGGCGCCGTCCAGTGCTGGGCAAGACCAGGAGACGCTCGAG AGTCCGTGTGAGGTGGCCCCGTGCGAAAGAAGGAAGGCCAAGCGCGTGCGTATCTCCATGGCG GACTCGACTGCAGTAGAAGATTGTATGACCCCAACTGAG ATTGCCGAGTGGGAAGAACAACAGTTGGACGAGCCGCTGGATTTTAAGAACTCCAAGATTGACCCCGCTCCATTCCAGCTAGTGGAGCAAACCTCACTTCATAAG ACCCACACGATCTTCTCCCTTCTGGGTCTGGATCACGCCTACGTGACCAGCATGGGCCGTCTGGTCGGTGTCGTCTCCCTCAAAGAg TTACGTAAGGCCATAGAGGGCTCAGTGACGGTGACTGGGGTGAAAGTGCGCCCCCCGCTGGCCAGTTTCCGTGACAGCGGCAACACCAGCAGCATCTCCGAGGTCACGGAGCTCCACAAGCTGTGCATCCGCCACCGGGGGCTGTCGTTGCCGCGGGAACCCAGACCCCCGGACCAGGTGGAGGACCAGACGGACGTGGCGTACCAGGATATGCCCATCAGCGTGTCAGACCAGACTGGCCCGGGCGAGGTAGAGCTCGAGGAGAGCCCCACATTCACTGAGGACCAATCGGACTTTACCTTTGACTGCAGCCTCGCCAACACCGAGGAGTCCGAGCTGGTTTGTGACTTTGAGCCACCACCGGGCCAAATTCCTGAGCCGGTTCAAGTGGCGCAAAGAAGTGGGAGTCCCCCTCTCAGTGGGGATCAATTAGAACTAGAGGCGGTGAGACCAATCGCTGATGACCAATCAGAGTGA
- the clcn2a gene encoding chloride channel protein 2a isoform X4: MVKGKPENRTLQYQQTLMYGRYTQELGVYAKAEAARLREGGVRNGGGLRRNTSVRSRTADLQEYQRDPCAKCQSCASSCQKFLISRVGEDWIFLILLGLLMALVSWVMDYAIAFCQEAQKWMYGGLDSNLLLQYIAWVSYPVVLITFSAGFTQILAPQAVGSGIPEMKTILRGVVLKEYLTFKTFVAKVIGLTCALGSGMPLGKEGPFVHVASLCAALLSKFMAALFGGIYMEEPFEGSKNELRNTEMLSAACAVGVGCCFAAPIGGVLFSIEVTSTFFAVRNYWRGFFAATFSAFIFRVLAVWNQEEETITALFKTRFRLDFPFDLQELPAFAILGLACGFGGALFVYLNRLIVECMRKQKTINKLLLRKRLAYPALVTLLVSTLTFPPGFGQFMAGKLTQHESLVALFDNRTWCRQGVAEEFDYISHHHAWKHPQVNVFITLVLFIIMKFWMSAVATTMPVPCGAFMPVFLIGAAFGRLVGEIMAAMFPDGIHANGSVYPIVPGGYAVVGAAALSGAVTHTVSTAVIVFELTGQISHILPVMIAVILANAVAQALQPSLYDSIIRIKKLPYLPELGMGHHEKYNIRVEDIMVRDVRFITLTSSYRELQEMLLTGQLKTLALVESRDSMILLGSIEKLQLQSLLSLQLSRQRRLTHLRRLLLDSDANDNLTSLTSLTSDSAPASPRHSNAHQGVRFLISTEESSSFGPPGSTLHRPLKSALKSAGDAHTPASSQAPSSAGQDQETLESPCEVAPCERRKAKRVRISMADSTAVEDCMTPTEIAEWEEQQLDEPLDFKNSKIDPAPFQLVEQTSLHKTHTIFSLLGLDHAYVTSMGRLVGVVSLKELRKAIEGSVTVTGVKVRPPLASFRDSGNTSSISEVTELHKLCIRHRGLSLPREPRPPDQVEDQTDVAYQDMPISVSDQTGPGEVELEESPTFTEDQSDFTFDCSLANTEESELVCDFEPPPGQIPEPVQVAQRSGSPPLSGDQLELEAVRPIADDQSE; the protein is encoded by the exons ATGTATGGGCGATACACTCAGGAGCTGGGTGTCTACGCCAAGGCGGAAGCGGCCCGCCTACGGGAAGGCGGCGTGCGGAACGGCGGAGGTCTGCGGCGGAACACGAGCGTCCGAAGTCGTACCGCAGATCTGCAGGAGTACCAGAGGGACCCGTGTGCAAAGTGCCAGT CATGCGCATCCAGCTGTCAGAAGTTCTTGATCTCGCGAGTGGGTGAGGATTGGATCTTCCTCATCCTGCTGGGGCTGCTCATGGCGCTGGTCAGCTGGGTCATGGACTACGCCATTGCGTTCTGCCAAGAAG CACAGAAGTGGATGTACGGCGGCCTGGACAGTAATCTGCTCCTGCAGTACATCGCCTGGGTCAGCTACCCCGTGGTGCTCATCACATTCTCGGCAGGATTCACCCAGATCCTGGCTCCTCAGGCCGTGG GCTCGGGCATTCCGGAGATGAAGACCATCCTGAGGGGAGTTGTCCTCAAGGAGTATTTGACTTTTAAGACGTTCGTGGCGAAGGTCATCGGGCTCACCTGCGCCCTGGGCAGCGGGATGCCTCTGGGGAAGGAG GGACCTTTTGTCCATGTGGCCAGCCTGTGTGCCGCCCTCCTCAGCAAATTTATGGCTGCTCTTTTTGGGGGAATCTACATG GAAGAGCCCTTTGAAGGAAGTAAG AACGAATTGAGAAACACCGAAATGCTGTCGGCTGCGTGCGCGGTGGGCGTGGGATGCTGCTTTGCCGCGCCTATTGGAG GAGTGTTGTTCAGCATCGAAGTCACGTCGACGTTTTTTGCCGTGAGGAACTACTGGAGGGGTTTCTTCGCTGCTACCTTCAGCGCCTTCATCTTCCGAGTGCTGGCCGTGTGGAACCAGGAGGAAG AGACCATCACCGCCCTCTTTAAGACTCGCTTCCGACTGGACTTCCCCTTCGACCTCCAAGAGCTGCCGGCCTTCGCTATCCTCGG GCTCGCCTGCGGTTTCGGCGGCGCCCTCTTTGTCTACCTGAACCGGCTCATCGTGGAGTGCATGAGGAAGCAGAAGACCATTAACAAGCTCTTGCTGAGGAA GCGTTTGGCGTATCCGGCGCTCGTCACTCTGCTGGTGTCCACGTTGACCTTCCCGCCGGGGTTCGGGCAGTTCATGGCGGGTAAG CTAACGCAGCACGAGTCGTTGGTGGCGCTGTTTGACAACCGCACGTGGTGCCGCCAGGGCGTCGCCGAGGAGTTTGACTACATCAGCCACCATCATGCCTGGAAGCACCCCCAGGTCAACGTCTTCATCACGCTCGTCCTATTCATCATCATGAAG TTCTGGATGTCCGCCGTGGCCACCACCATGCCTGTTCCATGCGGGGCCTTCATGCCTGTTTTCCTAATTG GTGCAGCATTTGGCAGACTGGTCGGAGAGATCATGGCTGCCATGTTTCCTGATGGTATCCATGCCAACGGCAGCGTCTATCCCATCGTTCCCGGCGGTTATGCCGTAGTCG GTGCTGCGGCACTTTCCGGCGCTGTCACACACACCGTGTCCACCGCGGTCATCGTCTTCGAGCTGACCGGTCAGATCTCGCACATCCTGCCTGTGATGATCGCGGTGATCCTGGCCAACGCCGTGGCACAGGCGCTCCAGCCGTCGCTGTACGACTCCATCATCCGCATCAAGAAGCTGCCCTACCTTCCCGAGTTGGGAATGGGGCATCACGA GAAGTATAATATCCGTGTGGAGGACATTATGGTGCGTGACGTGCGCTTCATCACGCTCACCTCGTCCTATCGAGAGCTGCAGGAGATGCTGTTGACCGGTCAACTCAAGACGCTCGCCTTGGTGGAATCTCGAG ACTCCATGATCCTCCTGGGCTCCATCGAGAAGCTTCAGCTGCAGTCTCTGCTCTCGCTGCAGCTGAGTCGCCAGCGCCGCCTGACTCACTTGCGCCGGCTGCTCCTGGACAGCGACGCCAACGACAACCTGACCAGCCTCACCAGCTTGACGAGCGACAGCGCCCCCGCGTCCCCGCGCCACAGCAACGCTCATCAAGGGGTTCGCTTCCTG ATCTCCACAGAGGAGTCGTCCTCCTTCGGCCCGCCCGGCTCCACCCTTCACCGTCCTCTCAAGTCGGCACTCAAAAGCGCCGGCGACGCCCACACTCCCGCCA GCTCTCAGGCGCCGTCCAGTGCTGGGCAAGACCAGGAGACGCTCGAG AGTCCGTGTGAGGTGGCCCCGTGCGAAAGAAGGAAGGCCAAGCGCGTGCGTATCTCCATGGCG GACTCGACTGCAGTAGAAGATTGTATGACCCCAACTGAG ATTGCCGAGTGGGAAGAACAACAGTTGGACGAGCCGCTGGATTTTAAGAACTCCAAGATTGACCCCGCTCCATTCCAGCTAGTGGAGCAAACCTCACTTCATAAG ACCCACACGATCTTCTCCCTTCTGGGTCTGGATCACGCCTACGTGACCAGCATGGGCCGTCTGGTCGGTGTCGTCTCCCTCAAAGAg TTACGTAAGGCCATAGAGGGCTCAGTGACGGTGACTGGGGTGAAAGTGCGCCCCCCGCTGGCCAGTTTCCGTGACAGCGGCAACACCAGCAGCATCTCCGAGGTCACGGAGCTCCACAAGCTGTGCATCCGCCACCGGGGGCTGTCGTTGCCGCGGGAACCCAGACCCCCGGACCAGGTGGAGGACCAGACGGACGTGGCGTACCAGGATATGCCCATCAGCGTGTCAGACCAGACTGGCCCGGGCGAGGTAGAGCTCGAGGAGAGCCCCACATTCACTGAGGACCAATCGGACTTTACCTTTGACTGCAGCCTCGCCAACACCGAGGAGTCCGAGCTGGTTTGTGACTTTGAGCCACCACCGGGCCAAATTCCTGAGCCGGTTCAAGTGGCGCAAAGAAGTGGGAGTCCCCCTCTCAGTGGGGATCAATTAGAACTAGAGGCGGTGAGACCAATCGCTGATGACCAATCAGAGTGA
- the clcn2a gene encoding chloride channel protein 2a isoform X2, whose protein sequence is MVKGKPENRTLQYQQTLMYGRYTQELGVYAKAEAARLREGGVRNGGGLRRNTSVRSRTADLQEYQRDPCAKCQSCASSCQKFLISRVGEDWIFLILLGLLMALVSWVMDYAIAFCQEAQKWMYGGLDSNLLLQYIAWVSYPVVLITFSAGFTQILAPQAVGSGIPEMKTILRGVVLKEYLTFKTFVAKVIGLTCALGSGMPLGKEGPFVHVASLCAALLSKFMAALFGGIYMEEPFEGSKNELRNTEMLSAACAVGVGCCFAAPIGGVLFSIEVTSTFFAVRNYWRGFFAATFSAFIFRVLAVWNQEEETITALFKTRFRLDFPFDLQELPAFAILGLACGFGGALFVYLNRLIVECMRKQKTINKLLLRNPSLPVRRLAYPALVTLLVSTLTFPPGFGQFMAGKLTQHESLVALFDNRTWCRQGVAEEFDYISHHHAWKHPQVNVFITLVLFIIMKFWMSAVATTMPVPCGAFMPVFLIGAAFGRLVGEIMAAMFPDGIHANGSVYPIVPGGYAVVGAAALSGAVTHTVSTAVIVFELTGQISHILPVMIAVILANAVAQALQPSLYDSIIRIKKLPYLPELGMGHHEKYNIRVEDIMVRDVRFITLTSSYRELQEMLLTGQLKTLALVESRDSMILLGSIEKLQLQSLLSLQLSRQRRLTHLRRLLLDSDANDNLTSLTSLTSDSAPASPRHSNAHQGVRFLISTEESSSFGPPGSTLHRPLKSALKSAGDAHTPASSQAPSSAGQDQETLESPCEVAPCERRKAKRVRISMADSTAVEDCMTPTEIAEWEEQQLDEPLDFKNSKIDPAPFQLVEQTSLHKTHTIFSLLGLDHAYVTSMGRLVGVVSLKELRKAIEGSVTVTGVKVRPPLASFRDSGNTSSISEVTELHKLCIRHRGLSLPREPRPPDQVEDQTDVAYQDMPISVSDQTGPGEVELEESPTFTEDQSDFTFDCSLANTEESELVCDFEPPPGQIPEPVQVAQRSGSPPLSGDQLELEAVRPIADDQSE, encoded by the exons ATGTATGGGCGATACACTCAGGAGCTGGGTGTCTACGCCAAGGCGGAAGCGGCCCGCCTACGGGAAGGCGGCGTGCGGAACGGCGGAGGTCTGCGGCGGAACACGAGCGTCCGAAGTCGTACCGCAGATCTGCAGGAGTACCAGAGGGACCCGTGTGCAAAGTGCCAGT CATGCGCATCCAGCTGTCAGAAGTTCTTGATCTCGCGAGTGGGTGAGGATTGGATCTTCCTCATCCTGCTGGGGCTGCTCATGGCGCTGGTCAGCTGGGTCATGGACTACGCCATTGCGTTCTGCCAAGAAG CACAGAAGTGGATGTACGGCGGCCTGGACAGTAATCTGCTCCTGCAGTACATCGCCTGGGTCAGCTACCCCGTGGTGCTCATCACATTCTCGGCAGGATTCACCCAGATCCTGGCTCCTCAGGCCGTGG GCTCGGGCATTCCGGAGATGAAGACCATCCTGAGGGGAGTTGTCCTCAAGGAGTATTTGACTTTTAAGACGTTCGTGGCGAAGGTCATCGGGCTCACCTGCGCCCTGGGCAGCGGGATGCCTCTGGGGAAGGAG GGACCTTTTGTCCATGTGGCCAGCCTGTGTGCCGCCCTCCTCAGCAAATTTATGGCTGCTCTTTTTGGGGGAATCTACATG GAAGAGCCCTTTGAAGGAAGTAAG AACGAATTGAGAAACACCGAAATGCTGTCGGCTGCGTGCGCGGTGGGCGTGGGATGCTGCTTTGCCGCGCCTATTGGAG GAGTGTTGTTCAGCATCGAAGTCACGTCGACGTTTTTTGCCGTGAGGAACTACTGGAGGGGTTTCTTCGCTGCTACCTTCAGCGCCTTCATCTTCCGAGTGCTGGCCGTGTGGAACCAGGAGGAAG AGACCATCACCGCCCTCTTTAAGACTCGCTTCCGACTGGACTTCCCCTTCGACCTCCAAGAGCTGCCGGCCTTCGCTATCCTCGG GCTCGCCTGCGGTTTCGGCGGCGCCCTCTTTGTCTACCTGAACCGGCTCATCGTGGAGTGCATGAGGAAGCAGAAGACCATTAACAAGCTCTTGCTGAGGAA TCCGTCTCTTCCTGTCAGGCGTTTGGCGTATCCGGCGCTCGTCACTCTGCTGGTGTCCACGTTGACCTTCCCGCCGGGGTTCGGGCAGTTCATGGCGGGTAAG CTAACGCAGCACGAGTCGTTGGTGGCGCTGTTTGACAACCGCACGTGGTGCCGCCAGGGCGTCGCCGAGGAGTTTGACTACATCAGCCACCATCATGCCTGGAAGCACCCCCAGGTCAACGTCTTCATCACGCTCGTCCTATTCATCATCATGAAG TTCTGGATGTCCGCCGTGGCCACCACCATGCCTGTTCCATGCGGGGCCTTCATGCCTGTTTTCCTAATTG GTGCAGCATTTGGCAGACTGGTCGGAGAGATCATGGCTGCCATGTTTCCTGATGGTATCCATGCCAACGGCAGCGTCTATCCCATCGTTCCCGGCGGTTATGCCGTAGTCG GTGCTGCGGCACTTTCCGGCGCTGTCACACACACCGTGTCCACCGCGGTCATCGTCTTCGAGCTGACCGGTCAGATCTCGCACATCCTGCCTGTGATGATCGCGGTGATCCTGGCCAACGCCGTGGCACAGGCGCTCCAGCCGTCGCTGTACGACTCCATCATCCGCATCAAGAAGCTGCCCTACCTTCCCGAGTTGGGAATGGGGCATCACGA GAAGTATAATATCCGTGTGGAGGACATTATGGTGCGTGACGTGCGCTTCATCACGCTCACCTCGTCCTATCGAGAGCTGCAGGAGATGCTGTTGACCGGTCAACTCAAGACGCTCGCCTTGGTGGAATCTCGAG ACTCCATGATCCTCCTGGGCTCCATCGAGAAGCTTCAGCTGCAGTCTCTGCTCTCGCTGCAGCTGAGTCGCCAGCGCCGCCTGACTCACTTGCGCCGGCTGCTCCTGGACAGCGACGCCAACGACAACCTGACCAGCCTCACCAGCTTGACGAGCGACAGCGCCCCCGCGTCCCCGCGCCACAGCAACGCTCATCAAGGGGTTCGCTTCCTG ATCTCCACAGAGGAGTCGTCCTCCTTCGGCCCGCCCGGCTCCACCCTTCACCGTCCTCTCAAGTCGGCACTCAAAAGCGCCGGCGACGCCCACACTCCCGCCA GCTCTCAGGCGCCGTCCAGTGCTGGGCAAGACCAGGAGACGCTCGAG AGTCCGTGTGAGGTGGCCCCGTGCGAAAGAAGGAAGGCCAAGCGCGTGCGTATCTCCATGGCG GACTCGACTGCAGTAGAAGATTGTATGACCCCAACTGAG ATTGCCGAGTGGGAAGAACAACAGTTGGACGAGCCGCTGGATTTTAAGAACTCCAAGATTGACCCCGCTCCATTCCAGCTAGTGGAGCAAACCTCACTTCATAAG ACCCACACGATCTTCTCCCTTCTGGGTCTGGATCACGCCTACGTGACCAGCATGGGCCGTCTGGTCGGTGTCGTCTCCCTCAAAGAg TTACGTAAGGCCATAGAGGGCTCAGTGACGGTGACTGGGGTGAAAGTGCGCCCCCCGCTGGCCAGTTTCCGTGACAGCGGCAACACCAGCAGCATCTCCGAGGTCACGGAGCTCCACAAGCTGTGCATCCGCCACCGGGGGCTGTCGTTGCCGCGGGAACCCAGACCCCCGGACCAGGTGGAGGACCAGACGGACGTGGCGTACCAGGATATGCCCATCAGCGTGTCAGACCAGACTGGCCCGGGCGAGGTAGAGCTCGAGGAGAGCCCCACATTCACTGAGGACCAATCGGACTTTACCTTTGACTGCAGCCTCGCCAACACCGAGGAGTCCGAGCTGGTTTGTGACTTTGAGCCACCACCGGGCCAAATTCCTGAGCCGGTTCAAGTGGCGCAAAGAAGTGGGAGTCCCCCTCTCAGTGGGGATCAATTAGAACTAGAGGCGGTGAGACCAATCGCTGATGACCAATCAGAGTGA